In Ovis aries strain OAR_USU_Benz2616 breed Rambouillet chromosome 17, ARS-UI_Ramb_v3.0, whole genome shotgun sequence, the following proteins share a genomic window:
- the C17H4orf51 gene encoding uncharacterized protein C4orf51 homolog, with translation MSHFFYLTPQIPLPFSPLTSQEFDVIRRKAAASWQDEARWSDLSVTTYMGSYRKKQLDESTGGRLRAGQPWPERHKMALPNCFAGRAELQETTDAKGLLPHITSSFKNSSIVKHGVAHQILSGDFPPARPPPGYERPCVRIKKPAPRNLMKYSLLRREFLKHFREPSDSISKTSSSGGSEADQAVYIRKGPLSFA, from the exons ATGTCACACTTCTTCTACTTGACACCACAAATTCCTCTGCCCTTCAGCCCTCTCACTTCTCAAGAGTTTGATGTGATCAGACGGAAGGCTGCAGCATCTTGGCAGGATGAAGCAAGGTGGTCGGATTTGTCTGTGACAACATACATGGGCAGTTACAGGAAAAAGCAGCTGGACGAGTCCACGGGCGGCCGCCTTAGGGCAGGACAGCCCTGGCCTGAGCGTCACAA GATGGCATTGCCAAACTGCTTTGCCGGCAGGGCTGAACTCCAGGAGACCACAGATGCTAAAG GACTGTTACCGCATATAACcagttcctttaaaaattcatctaTTGTCAAGCATGGAGTG GCACACCAAATTCTGTCTGGGGATTTTCCTCCAGCACGTCCTCCTCCAGGTTATGAAAGACCAT GTGTGAGAATTAAAAAGCCAGCACCGCGGAACCTGATGAAGTACAGTCTTCTAAGGAGAGAGTTCCTGAAACAT tttcgTGAACCAAGTGATTCTATAAGCAAGACTAGCTCATCTGGAGGCTCAGAAGCTGATCAAGCCGTTTATATTCGGAAAGGACCATTGTCATTCGCTTAG